The proteins below are encoded in one region of Bombus terrestris chromosome 7, iyBomTerr1.2, whole genome shotgun sequence:
- the LOC100643242 gene encoding putative RNA polymerase II subunit B1 CTD phosphatase RPAP2 isoform X1 translates to MEMSNIRKETFERKKVKKKMSKAQMQLAIIKKKQCDAKALRIVEHLLEPKIDFQWLLTNLRYINKSHMEDVIEERAIIKLCGYVLCSNTLTKIIDQRYHISTIKNKVYDITRRKNFCSSHCYGASNYLLEQMPTSPLWLRDKEEIPEFKILLNKDELKESMLKDEIHVRDIEMVLNSGNTDEHVKNNKTSKSTENTLLSKSSKVEAHDECIIKMSLRSSENVANNIIEKPGILKEFPENGVKESVGVKKASINLEDKGSTAKDYINDSTVKRMCTIEANTLLDYTGIQNTTNVNNCATPVDKDKNQNIENKEQNELLETSGTEDNTTISKYNTVISNKDPIEKIKQNKNEQNRQQNSTKENQSNKFYNLAIHIEHNVRDWITKDTISLLLGNEDIRNQLLENIVQHDRYMHLCKKLNKLQLEDEKDIHVDLTTNSLKPLPHICVLQEEGEKMELKVRAFYKGSMIIENRKNTTEVTDQDNDFTPILPLTEAHAPKILRRRIFLDKLNKILPDLLCALASNKLPQYMYSREKSTLIKALVNTFSLSAANVIFKTVEWTLVGLIIIKMLSMIDPELKFVLLSKQASMYISMILMSYKLDPNYLDRLVMELINNTDKQIPV, encoded by the exons atggaGATGTCCAATATTagaaaagaaacttttgaaaggaaaaaagtgaaaaagaagATGAG taaagCACAAATGCAATTagcaataattaaaaagaaacaatgtGATGCCAAAGCTCTTAGAATTGTTGAACATCTTCTAGAACCAAAAATAGATTTCCAATGGCTTTTGACTAAT CTAAGATATATTAACAAAAGTCACATGGAAGATGTAATTGAGGAAAGGGCTATAATCAAATTATGTGGCTATGTATTATGTAGTAAtacattaacaaaaataattgatCAACGATACCATATatcaacaataaaaaataaggtTTATGATATAACAAGGCGTAAAAATTTTTGTAGTTCACATTGTTATGGAGCTTCAAATTACTTATTAGAACAAATGCCCACGAGTCCATTATGGTTGAGAGATAAAGAAGAAATAccagaatttaaaatattgctAAACAAAGACGAATTAAAAGAAAGTATGCTTAAAGACGAAATTCATGTGAGAGATATAGAAATGGTACTGAATTCTGGAAACACAGATGAacatgtaaaaaataataaaacatccAAAAGTACGGAAAATACACTTCTCAGTAAATCTTCAAAAGTTGAAGCACATgatgaatgtataataaaaatgtctCTAAGAAGTAGTGAAAATGTAGCAaacaatattattgaaaaacctggtattttaaaagaatttccAGAAAATGGTGTTAAGGAATCTGTAGGTGTGAAGAAAGCATCTATTAATTTAGAAGACAAAGGTAGCACTGCTAAAGACTACATAAATGATAGTACTGTTAAAAGAATGTGTACCATAGAAGCTAATACCTTACTAGATTATACAGGAATTCAAAATACTACAAATGTAAATAATTGTGCTACTCCTGTAGATAAagacaaaaatcaaaatatagaaaataaagaacaaaatgAGTTACTTGAAACATCAGGAACAGAGGATAATACaactatttcaaaatataatactgTTATTAGTAATAAAGATcctatagaaaaaataaaacaaaataaaaatgaacaaaataggCAACAAAATTCTACTAAAGAAAATCagtcaaataaattttataatcttgCAATTCATATTGAACATAATGTAAGGGATTGGATTACTAAAGATACAATTTCTTTATTACTAGGAAATGAAGATATTAGAAATCAATTGTTAGAAAATATAGTTCAACATGATAGATACATGCATCtgtgtaaaaaattaaataaattgcaGTTGGAAGATGAAAAAGACATCCATGTAGATTTAACAACAAATTCTTTAAAACCACTACCTCATATATGTGTTCTTCAAGAAGAGGGGGAAAAAATGGAATTAAAA GTTCGGGCATTTTATAAAGGGAGTATGATTATAGAAAATCGCAAAAACACTACAGAAGTTACTGATCAGGATAATGATTTTACTCCAATATTACCTTTAACAGAAGCACATGCGCCTAAAATACTTCGACGTCGAATATTTTTAGACAAacttaataaaat aTTACCTGACCTATTATGTGCTTTAGCTAGTAATAAATTACCACAATATATGTACAGCAGAGAAAAGAGTACTTTAATTAAAGCATTAGTTAACACTTTCTCATTGTCTGCTgcaaatgttatttttaaaacagTTGAATGGACTCTTGTGGGTCTTATTATCATTAAAAT GTTGAGTATGATAGATCCTGAGCTAAAATTTGTATTGTTAAGTAAACAAGCATCAATGTACATCTCAATGATTTTAATGTCATACAAGTTGGATCCAAATTATTTAGATAGATTAGTAatggaattaattaataatacagaTAAACAAATAcctgtataa
- the LOC100642998 gene encoding negative elongation factor B: MNTVKNSCEIGNGLDDLGIPGQGFLRDALTSCTDPLKAIEEFQLENGILLPSLRPMLPLLDLHGVRRLDFHASVLEELREKLIKRINEIGTERADRGSAGDRRLKELLSKSFPAVRVAALRPVVMCILRNTPHIEDKYLRVLVREKELYNDADTEVKRQIWKDNQSLFGDEVSPLFSRYIIEKEQILFDHRNLNSLFFMPSPKVRRQGEVVQKLAHMIGHSVKLYDMVLQFLRTLFLRTKNIHYCTLRAELLMALHDLEVQDIISVDPCHKFTWCLDACIREKNVDIKRSRELQGFLDSIKRGQEQVLGDLSMILCDPYAVNFLASSAIKIALHLINGEALPRENAVLVLLLRMLALGLSAWQMIDSQDFKEPKLDSQVVTKFLPALMSLMVDDQIRQLNCKLPPDERESAIAIIEHSGPPPDACQAYAQLSGVAAVLSMYYALHVGGGGGIGRGRGDARGLMRVLATLPNCQAQRAFEDPFLHTLVSLLILNMADEFPNESFCTVIFDEFFLAGLGRDNVTRHLLKLLWYIHLKLPPTRLHTLIKALQPTSQHNEAVHNLYEALRDKIGNRSTEDQLTTTQIDTLGLECPPSPLTGVPTPAL; the protein is encoded by the exons ATGAATACTGTGAAAAATAGTTGTGAGATTGGAAATGGTTTGGATGACCTTGGTATACCTGGGCAAGGTTTCTTAAGAGATGCTTTAACAAGTTGTACAGACCCACTGAAAGCAATTGAAGAATTTCAGTTAGAAAATGGTATTTTATTACCATCTTTACGTCCAATGTTACCTTTACTTGATCTTCATGGAGTAAGAAGACTAGATTTTCATGCATCAGTTCTTGAAGAATTAAgagaaaagttaataaaaagaattaatgaAATTGGAACAGAAAGAGCAGACAGAGGTTCAGCAGGTGACAGAAGATTAAAAGAATTATTGTCCAAAAGTTTTCCAGCTGTAAGAGTTGCAGCACTAAGGCCAGTTGTTATGTGTATTTTAAGAAACACCCCACACATAGAAGATAAATATTTACGAGTACTTGTTcgagaaaaagaattatacaaTGATGCAGACACTGAAGTTAAACGTCAAATTTGGAAGGATAATCAGAGTTTATTTGGAGATGAAGTTTCTCCACTATTTAGTCGATATATCATTGAGAAAGAACAAATATTATTTGATCATCGAAACTTAAATAGTCTTTTCTTTATGCCTTCTCCCAAG gtAAGAAGACAAGGTGAAGTAGTACAAAAACTAGCACATATGATTGGACATAGTGTAAAATTATATGACAtggtattacaatttttaagaactttatttttacgtacaaaaaatatacattattgtaCATTAAGAGCAGAATTATTAATGGCCTTACATGATTTAGAG gtACAAGATATTATTTCTGTTGATCCATGTCATAAATTTACTTGGTGCCTTGATGCATGTATTAGAGAAAAGAATGTTGACATTAAAAGATCCCGTGAATTACAAGGTTTTTTggatagtattaag AGAGGTCAAGAACAAGTCTTGGGTGATCTAAGCATGATATTATGTGATCCATATGCAGTAAATTTCCTTGCTAGTAGTGCAATCAAAATTGCACTTCATTTGATAAATGGTGAAGCACTGCCTAGAGAAAATGCAGTTCTTGTATTGTTACTCAGAATGCTTGCATTAGGTTTATCTGCTTGGCAAATGATTGATTCACAAGATTTTAAAGAACCAAAACTAGATAGTCAAGTTGTGACAAAATTTCTACCTGCACTTATGTCTTTAATG GTCGATGATCAAATAAGACAATTAAATTGTAAACTTCCACCTGATGAGAGAGAAAGTGCAATTGCTATAATAGAACATTCTGGTCCTCCTCCTGATGCTTGTCAAGCATATGCACAACTGTCAGGAGTAGCTGCTGTTTTGTCTATGTATTACGCATTACATGTAGGAGGTGGTGGTGGAATAGGAAGAGGTAGAGGTGATGCTAGAGGTTTAATGAGAGTATTAGCTACTTTACCAAATTGTCAAGCACAACGTGCATTTGAAGATCCCTTTTTACACACTTTA gtatcattattaatattaaatatggcTGATGAATTTCCTAATGAATCATTCTGTACAGTCATCTTTGACGAATTTTTCTTAGCTGGATTAGGCAGAGACAATGTTACACGCCATTTATTAAAGTTACTTTGGTACATCCATCTAAAGTTACCCCCGACTCGTCTTCATACACTAATAAAAGCGCTCCAACCAACTAGTcag CATAATGAAGCAGTACATAATCTTTATGAAGCTTTACGTGATAAAATTGGGAATCGCTCCACAGAAGATCAATTAACAACAACACAAATAGATACATTAGGACTTGAATGTCCACCCTCTCCTCTTACTGGTGTACCTACACCAGCGTTGTAA
- the LOC100643119 gene encoding coiled-coil domain-containing protein 102A: protein MAQSTASGTSSRRYMREHDVNVPSSSRYVDSEWETKEALRQRELEEARARAAQMEKTMRWWSDCTANWREKWSKVRNERNMAREEAKTLRSKLEIAVKDANSYKHECQELELQNEQLKKEMEKIHMVLLKHAGQFDQQIFTVLESDPQLRNTLGIDELLKFYNNVEQSESVNSQKDLLTCKVLDDSNVCLGSHSILPDRDIEEYVLQGAVPKHAVELYKESPLNSLDKDIARLVADSNSVEDNVEKNSSSLQTRTDDSYVQKIILLQHKLDEATKTISTEREEKNSLHRGMEKLKAEIIQLRKQCEELEESKADVTRELLELKDRFQIKLSDVQAGIIDEASSREGMNRRLCELRAELEKLQAENAAEWGKRERLETEKISLERENKQLRNELNDLQERIESRRSRPVSTSDSDTRQLQQEFLVRNVTILKKSLEEKTTELSHAMRRSEQYEAEVKRVRARVEELKKELAAVQDEVDAATNSVRKLQRANEDLLEQLESANVQLEHFRNSTDTYSVDVGIGENLEEKLHITNDGKLTNEYEPQEA, encoded by the exons ATGGCACAATCAACAGCTAGTGGGACGTCTTCTCGACGATATATGAGAGAACACGATGTTAATGTACCATCTTCATCACGCTATGTGGATAGTGAATGGGAAACTAAAGAA GCTTTAAGACAAAGAGAACTTGAGGAAGCAAGAGCACGAGCTGCACAAATGGAAAAAACAATGAGGTGGTGGTCAGATTGTACCGCTAACTGGCGAGAAAAGTGGAGCAAAGTACGTAATGAAAGGAATATGGCAAGAGAAGAAGCAAAGACGCTTAGATCAAAATTAGAAATTGCTGTAAAGGATGCAAATAGTTATAAACACGAATGCCAGGAACTTGAATTACAAAAtgaacaattaaaaaaagaaatggaaaaaatacatATGGTATTGCTAAAACACGCTGGCCAATTTGAtcaacaaatttttacagttttagAATCAGATCCACAATTAAGAAATACATTAGGTATAGATGAATTATTGAAGTTTTACAATAATGTGGAACAAAGTGAAAGTGTAAATTCTCAGAAAGATTTACTTACTTGTAAAGTTCTTGATGACTCTAATGTTTGCTTAGGAAGTCATAGTATCTTGCCAGATAGAGATATTGAAGAATATGTATTACAAGGTGCAGTGCCAAAACATGCTGTAGAATTATATAAAGAGAGTCCTCTTAATTCATTAGATAAAGATATTGCAAGATTAGTTGCAGATTCTAATTCAGTAGAAGATAATGTAGAGAAAAATTCGTCTTCATTACAAACACGTACAGATGATTCATAtgtacaaaaaataattttactccAACATAAATTGGATGAAGCTACAAAAACTATTTCTACTGAAAGAGA agaAAAAAATTCTTTACATCGTGGTATGGAAAAATTGAAAGcagaaataatacaattaagAAAACAGTGTGAAGAATTAGAAGAAAGCAAAGCTGATGTTACAAGAGAATTACTTGAATTGAAAGATCGGTTTCAAATTAAGCTTAGCGATGTACAAGCTGGTATAATTGATGAAGCTTCCAGTAGAGAAGGAATGAATCGTCGTCTGTGTGAACTTAGGGCTGAG TTAGAGAAACTTCAAGCAGAAAATGCAGCCGAATGGGGAAAACGAGAACGTTTGGAAACAGAAAAAATTTCTTTAGAACGTGAAAATAAGCAACTTCGTAATGAATTAAATGATTTACAAGAAAGGATAGAATCTCGACGATCACGTCCAGTTTCCACATCAGACAGTGATACAAGACAATTGCAACAAGAATTTTTAGTTAGGAATGTG ACAATATTGAAAAAATCTCTGGAAGAAAAAACAACAGAACTTTCACATGCTATGAGAAGATCAGAGCAATATGAAGCAGAAGTAAAGAGAGTTAGAGCGAGAGTAGAggaattgaaaaaagaattaGCTGCAGTTCAAGATGAAGTGGATGCTGCAACTAACAGTGTTCGTAAATTGCAACGAGCAAATGAGGATCTCTTAGAACAGTTAGAATCAGCTAATGTACAATTGGAACATTTTCGAAATAG TACTGATACCTACTCGGTAGATGTAGGAATAGGAGAAAATCTTGaagaaaaattacatataaCCAATGATGGCAAATTAACGAATG AATATGAGCCACAGGAAGCCTAG
- the LOC100643242 gene encoding putative RNA polymerase II subunit B1 CTD phosphatase RPAP2 isoform X2, with amino-acid sequence MQLAIIKKKQCDAKALRIVEHLLEPKIDFQWLLTNLRYINKSHMEDVIEERAIIKLCGYVLCSNTLTKIIDQRYHISTIKNKVYDITRRKNFCSSHCYGASNYLLEQMPTSPLWLRDKEEIPEFKILLNKDELKESMLKDEIHVRDIEMVLNSGNTDEHVKNNKTSKSTENTLLSKSSKVEAHDECIIKMSLRSSENVANNIIEKPGILKEFPENGVKESVGVKKASINLEDKGSTAKDYINDSTVKRMCTIEANTLLDYTGIQNTTNVNNCATPVDKDKNQNIENKEQNELLETSGTEDNTTISKYNTVISNKDPIEKIKQNKNEQNRQQNSTKENQSNKFYNLAIHIEHNVRDWITKDTISLLLGNEDIRNQLLENIVQHDRYMHLCKKLNKLQLEDEKDIHVDLTTNSLKPLPHICVLQEEGEKMELKVRAFYKGSMIIENRKNTTEVTDQDNDFTPILPLTEAHAPKILRRRIFLDKLNKILPDLLCALASNKLPQYMYSREKSTLIKALVNTFSLSAANVIFKTVEWTLVGLIIIKMLSMIDPELKFVLLSKQASMYISMILMSYKLDPNYLDRLVMELINNTDKQIPV; translated from the exons ATGCAATTagcaataattaaaaagaaacaatgtGATGCCAAAGCTCTTAGAATTGTTGAACATCTTCTAGAACCAAAAATAGATTTCCAATGGCTTTTGACTAAT CTAAGATATATTAACAAAAGTCACATGGAAGATGTAATTGAGGAAAGGGCTATAATCAAATTATGTGGCTATGTATTATGTAGTAAtacattaacaaaaataattgatCAACGATACCATATatcaacaataaaaaataaggtTTATGATATAACAAGGCGTAAAAATTTTTGTAGTTCACATTGTTATGGAGCTTCAAATTACTTATTAGAACAAATGCCCACGAGTCCATTATGGTTGAGAGATAAAGAAGAAATAccagaatttaaaatattgctAAACAAAGACGAATTAAAAGAAAGTATGCTTAAAGACGAAATTCATGTGAGAGATATAGAAATGGTACTGAATTCTGGAAACACAGATGAacatgtaaaaaataataaaacatccAAAAGTACGGAAAATACACTTCTCAGTAAATCTTCAAAAGTTGAAGCACATgatgaatgtataataaaaatgtctCTAAGAAGTAGTGAAAATGTAGCAaacaatattattgaaaaacctggtattttaaaagaatttccAGAAAATGGTGTTAAGGAATCTGTAGGTGTGAAGAAAGCATCTATTAATTTAGAAGACAAAGGTAGCACTGCTAAAGACTACATAAATGATAGTACTGTTAAAAGAATGTGTACCATAGAAGCTAATACCTTACTAGATTATACAGGAATTCAAAATACTACAAATGTAAATAATTGTGCTACTCCTGTAGATAAagacaaaaatcaaaatatagaaaataaagaacaaaatgAGTTACTTGAAACATCAGGAACAGAGGATAATACaactatttcaaaatataatactgTTATTAGTAATAAAGATcctatagaaaaaataaaacaaaataaaaatgaacaaaataggCAACAAAATTCTACTAAAGAAAATCagtcaaataaattttataatcttgCAATTCATATTGAACATAATGTAAGGGATTGGATTACTAAAGATACAATTTCTTTATTACTAGGAAATGAAGATATTAGAAATCAATTGTTAGAAAATATAGTTCAACATGATAGATACATGCATCtgtgtaaaaaattaaataaattgcaGTTGGAAGATGAAAAAGACATCCATGTAGATTTAACAACAAATTCTTTAAAACCACTACCTCATATATGTGTTCTTCAAGAAGAGGGGGAAAAAATGGAATTAAAA GTTCGGGCATTTTATAAAGGGAGTATGATTATAGAAAATCGCAAAAACACTACAGAAGTTACTGATCAGGATAATGATTTTACTCCAATATTACCTTTAACAGAAGCACATGCGCCTAAAATACTTCGACGTCGAATATTTTTAGACAAacttaataaaat aTTACCTGACCTATTATGTGCTTTAGCTAGTAATAAATTACCACAATATATGTACAGCAGAGAAAAGAGTACTTTAATTAAAGCATTAGTTAACACTTTCTCATTGTCTGCTgcaaatgttatttttaaaacagTTGAATGGACTCTTGTGGGTCTTATTATCATTAAAAT GTTGAGTATGATAGATCCTGAGCTAAAATTTGTATTGTTAAGTAAACAAGCATCAATGTACATCTCAATGATTTTAATGTCATACAAGTTGGATCCAAATTATTTAGATAGATTAGTAatggaattaattaataatacagaTAAACAAATAcctgtataa